The following proteins come from a genomic window of Nocardiopsis sp. YSL2:
- a CDS encoding DUF6104 family protein, producing the protein MYYTDRGIEELEKRRGEEEVSFGWLAEQLRTFTDVHPEFETPVDRLATWLARLDDEDEE; encoded by the coding sequence ATGTACTACACCGATCGCGGAATCGAGGAACTGGAGAAGCGCCGCGGCGAGGAGGAGGTCAGCTTCGGCTGGCTCGCCGAGCAGCTGCGGACCTTCACCGACGTGCACCCCGAGTTCGAGACGCCCGTCGACCGGCTGGCCACGTGGCTGGCGCGGCTGGACGACGAGGACGAGGAGTAG
- a CDS encoding BlaI/MecI/CopY family transcriptional regulator, with the protein MRGLGELEAAIMDALWRSETPLSVRRVRETMVYDREIAYTTVMTVANILFHKGLVDRRKSGRAWVYWAKESHAEYTARMMDEVLNAGPDPGATLRSFVERFSDEDVARFHRVLDQARDGRGIAR; encoded by the coding sequence ATGAGGGGGCTTGGGGAACTCGAAGCGGCCATCATGGACGCTCTGTGGCGGTCGGAGACACCGCTGTCGGTCCGACGGGTGCGCGAGACCATGGTCTACGACCGCGAGATCGCCTACACGACCGTCATGACCGTCGCCAACATCCTCTTCCACAAGGGCCTGGTGGACCGCAGGAAGTCCGGCCGCGCCTGGGTGTACTGGGCGAAGGAGAGCCACGCCGAGTACACCGCCCGGATGATGGACGAGGTGCTCAACGCCGGCCCCGACCCCGGCGCGACCCTGCGCAGCTTCGTGGAGCGCTTCAGCGACGAGGACGTGGCCCGCTTCCACCGCGTGCTGGACCAGGCGCGGGACGGGCGCGGGATCGCCCGCTGA
- the rlmN gene encoding 23S rRNA (adenine(2503)-C(2))-methyltransferase RlmN, with amino-acid sequence MPAELTFVAPRRAKPPQHLADLSPEERAEVVSDLGEKPFRAKQLAKHYFGGLESDTGAMTDLPAASRERLGEALLPTLLTPVRHITCDNGMTRKTLWKAFDGVMFESVLMRYPDRVTLCISSQAGCGMNCPFCATGQAGLTRNLSTGEIVDQVVASARDLARGEVAGGPGRISNIVFMGMGEPMANYKRVLQTVRRITDPVPDGLGISQRGVTVSTVGLVPAINKLIDEKMQVRLAISLHAPDDELRDELVPINTRWKVEEVLDAAWRYAGTTGRRVSIEYALIKDINDQAWRADLLGELLKGHLVHVNLIPLNPTPGSKWTASRPEDEREFVRRLQSHGVSVTVRDTRGQEIDGACGQLAAAEG; translated from the coding sequence ATGCCCGCCGAGCTCACCTTTGTCGCCCCCCGCCGCGCCAAGCCGCCCCAGCACCTGGCCGACCTCAGCCCCGAGGAGCGCGCCGAGGTCGTCTCCGACCTGGGCGAGAAGCCGTTCCGCGCCAAGCAGCTGGCCAAGCACTACTTCGGCGGCCTGGAGTCGGACACCGGAGCGATGACCGACCTGCCCGCCGCCTCCCGGGAGCGGCTGGGCGAGGCGCTGCTGCCGACCCTGCTCACACCGGTCCGGCACATCACCTGCGACAACGGCATGACCCGCAAGACCCTGTGGAAGGCGTTCGACGGGGTGATGTTCGAGTCGGTGCTCATGCGCTACCCGGACCGCGTCACCCTGTGCATCTCCTCACAGGCGGGCTGCGGCATGAACTGCCCGTTCTGCGCCACCGGACAGGCGGGGCTCACCCGGAACCTGTCCACGGGCGAGATCGTCGACCAGGTGGTCGCCAGCGCCCGCGACCTGGCCCGCGGCGAGGTCGCCGGCGGTCCGGGGCGGATCAGCAACATCGTCTTCATGGGCATGGGCGAACCCATGGCCAACTACAAGCGGGTCCTGCAGACGGTCCGGCGGATCACCGACCCGGTGCCCGACGGCCTGGGCATCTCCCAGCGCGGCGTCACCGTGTCGACGGTCGGCCTGGTACCCGCCATCAACAAGCTCATCGACGAGAAGATGCAGGTGCGGCTGGCGATCTCGCTGCACGCGCCGGACGACGAGCTGCGCGACGAACTGGTGCCGATCAACACGCGCTGGAAGGTCGAGGAGGTCCTGGACGCCGCCTGGCGCTACGCCGGGACCACCGGCCGCCGCGTGTCCATCGAGTACGCGCTGATCAAGGACATCAACGACCAGGCCTGGCGTGCCGACCTCCTCGGTGAGCTGCTCAAGGGCCACCTGGTGCACGTCAACCTCATCCCGCTCAACCCCACCCCGGGGTCCAAGTGGACCGCCTCCCGGCCGGAGGACGAGCGCGAGTTCGTCCGGCGGCTGCAGTCCCACGGCGTCTCCGTCACGGTCCGCGACACCCGGGGCCAGGAGATCGACGGAGCCTGCGGCCAGCTCGCCGCGGCCGAGGGGTGA
- a CDS encoding multifunctional oxoglutarate decarboxylase/oxoglutarate dehydrogenase thiamine pyrophosphate-binding subunit/dihydrolipoyllysine-residue succinyltransferase subunit → MSSEASQPLTDFGPNEWLVEDLYQKYLTDPNSVDKAWWNFFADYKPAETASGRGGGPAKAQAEKTPKAPAAPAQKKSAAAPAPKKDESLEVKQERLRGATARTATNMESSLTLPTATSVRAVPVKLLFDNRIVINNHLRRGRGGKVSFTHLIGFAMVKALKSMPEMNHSYVEVDGKPGVAKPEHVNFGLAIDLQKPDGSRQLVVPSIKGSDEMDFTEFWSGYEDLVRKARNNKLGVTDFQGTTISLTNPGGIGTVHSVPRLMPGQGTILGVGAMEYPAEFQGASQDTLADLGISKVMTLTSTYDHRIIQGAQSGEFLKRIHQLLLGDDGFYDEIFRSLRIPYEPVRWVQDIRVNTATQLDKTTRVQELIHAYRVRGHLMADTNPLDHEQRRHPDLDVLEHGLTLWDLDRSFPTGGFGGKQVMKLRDILGVLRDTYCRTVGIEYMHIQSPEEREWIQAHVEREHEKLDRDEQLHILHRLNSAEAFETFLQTKYVGQKRFSLEGGESLIPLLDGVISRAAKSGLDEAVIGMAHRGRLNVLANICGKSYGQIFGEFEGNLDPRSAHGSGDVKYHLGTEGTFESHDGDQIHISLAANPSHLETVDPVAEGIVRAKQDLLNKGPHGFTVLPILIHGDAAFAGQGVVAETLNLSQLRGYRTGGTVHVIVNNQVGFTTSPSDSRSSVYATDVARMVQAPIFHVNGDDPEAVVRVAHLAFAYRQAFNKDVVIDMVCYRRRGHNEGDNPAFTQPLMYDVIDAKRSTRKLFTEALIGRGDITVEEAESALRDYQSELERAFTETREVEKKPIEAGSVIKPEVFTEGRLDHSKVETAISTETVKRVIDTQVSLPEGFKPHPRLAPQLSRRAQTVQDDSIDWATGELLAFGSLLLDDHPVRLVGQDSRRGTFGQRHATLMDRETGENHTPLKQFDSGTTRFHVHDSLLSEYAALGFEYGYSLTRPEALVMWEAQFGDFVNGAQTIIDEYISAGEQKWGQRSSVTLLLPHGYEGQGPDHSSARIERFLQQCAQENMTVAMPTTPASYFHLLRWQAKSPLERPLIIFTPKKLLRLKAATSAAEDFTTGHFQPLITDDSIAPDKVRRVVLCSGKVYYDLDEARRNSGDKHTAIIRTERLYPLPIEEIREQLKAFPNAGEVLWVQEEPANMGPWPFVALVFSEQLDRPFTRISRPAGSAPAAGSAKRHEAEQRALVDTVFPPAD, encoded by the coding sequence GTGTCGTCTGAGGCGTCTCAACCCCTGACAGATTTCGGCCCGAACGAGTGGTTGGTCGAGGACCTTTACCAGAAGTACCTCACCGACCCGAATTCGGTTGACAAGGCTTGGTGGAACTTCTTCGCGGACTACAAGCCCGCGGAAACGGCCAGCGGAAGGGGTGGGGGCCCTGCGAAGGCGCAGGCCGAGAAGACCCCCAAGGCCCCCGCCGCACCGGCACAGAAGAAGTCCGCCGCGGCCCCGGCACCCAAGAAGGACGAGTCTCTCGAGGTCAAGCAGGAGCGTCTGCGCGGAGCGACCGCGCGGACCGCGACCAACATGGAGTCGAGCCTGACCCTGCCGACCGCGACGAGCGTGCGTGCGGTGCCGGTGAAGCTGCTGTTCGACAACCGCATCGTCATCAACAACCATCTCCGGCGCGGGCGCGGTGGGAAGGTCTCCTTCACCCACCTCATCGGCTTTGCCATGGTCAAGGCCCTGAAGTCCATGCCCGAGATGAACCACTCCTACGTGGAGGTCGACGGCAAGCCCGGTGTCGCCAAGCCCGAACACGTGAACTTCGGCCTGGCGATCGACCTCCAGAAGCCCGACGGCTCCCGTCAGCTGGTCGTGCCCTCCATCAAGGGCTCCGACGAGATGGACTTCACGGAGTTCTGGAGCGGCTACGAGGACCTGGTCCGCAAGGCCCGCAACAACAAGCTGGGCGTGACGGACTTCCAGGGCACCACGATCAGCCTGACCAACCCGGGCGGCATCGGCACCGTGCACTCCGTGCCGCGGCTGATGCCCGGGCAGGGCACCATCCTGGGCGTGGGTGCCATGGAGTACCCGGCCGAGTTCCAGGGAGCCAGCCAGGACACCCTGGCCGACCTGGGCATCAGCAAGGTCATGACGCTGACGTCCACCTACGACCACCGCATCATCCAGGGCGCGCAGTCCGGTGAGTTCCTCAAGCGGATCCACCAGCTGCTGCTCGGCGACGACGGTTTCTACGACGAGATCTTCCGTTCGCTGCGCATCCCCTACGAGCCGGTGCGCTGGGTCCAGGACATCCGCGTCAACACGGCCACCCAGCTCGACAAGACCACCAGGGTCCAGGAGCTGATCCACGCCTACCGCGTGCGCGGCCACCTCATGGCCGACACCAACCCGCTCGACCACGAGCAGCGCCGCCACCCCGACCTGGACGTGCTGGAGCACGGGCTCACCCTGTGGGACCTGGACCGCTCCTTCCCGACCGGCGGGTTCGGCGGCAAGCAGGTCATGAAGCTCCGGGACATCCTGGGCGTGCTGCGCGACACCTACTGCCGCACGGTGGGTATCGAGTACATGCACATCCAGAGCCCGGAGGAGCGGGAGTGGATCCAGGCGCACGTCGAGCGCGAGCACGAGAAGCTCGACCGCGACGAGCAGCTGCACATCCTGCACCGGCTCAACAGCGCCGAGGCCTTCGAGACCTTCCTGCAGACCAAGTACGTCGGTCAGAAGCGCTTCTCGCTGGAGGGCGGCGAGTCCCTGATCCCGCTGCTGGACGGCGTGATCTCCCGGGCCGCCAAGTCCGGGCTGGACGAGGCCGTCATCGGCATGGCCCACCGCGGCCGGCTCAACGTGCTCGCCAACATCTGCGGCAAGTCCTACGGGCAGATCTTCGGTGAGTTCGAGGGCAACCTCGACCCCCGCAGCGCGCACGGCTCCGGCGACGTGAAGTACCACCTGGGCACCGAGGGCACCTTCGAGTCGCACGACGGCGACCAGATCCACATCTCGCTGGCGGCCAACCCCTCCCACCTGGAGACGGTCGACCCGGTGGCCGAGGGCATCGTCCGCGCCAAGCAGGACCTGCTCAACAAGGGCCCGCACGGCTTCACGGTCCTGCCGATCCTGATCCACGGCGACGCCGCGTTCGCCGGCCAGGGCGTGGTCGCCGAGACGCTGAACCTGTCCCAGCTGCGCGGCTACCGGACCGGCGGCACGGTGCACGTCATCGTCAACAACCAGGTGGGCTTCACCACCTCGCCGTCCGACAGCCGTTCCAGCGTGTACGCCACCGACGTCGCGCGGATGGTGCAGGCGCCGATCTTCCACGTCAACGGGGACGACCCCGAGGCCGTGGTCCGGGTCGCGCACCTGGCCTTCGCCTACCGTCAGGCGTTCAACAAGGACGTCGTCATCGACATGGTCTGCTACCGGCGGCGCGGTCACAACGAGGGCGACAACCCCGCGTTCACCCAGCCGCTGATGTACGACGTCATCGACGCCAAGCGCTCCACCCGCAAGCTGTTCACCGAGGCCCTCATCGGCCGCGGCGACATCACGGTGGAGGAGGCCGAGTCGGCGCTGCGCGACTACCAGAGCGAACTGGAACGCGCCTTCACCGAGACCCGCGAGGTCGAGAAGAAGCCGATCGAGGCCGGCTCGGTCATCAAGCCCGAGGTGTTCACCGAGGGCCGCCTGGACCATTCCAAGGTCGAGACCGCCATCAGCACCGAGACGGTCAAGCGGGTCATCGACACCCAGGTGTCGCTGCCGGAGGGCTTCAAGCCGCACCCGCGGCTGGCCCCGCAGCTCTCCCGCAGGGCGCAGACCGTCCAGGACGACTCCATCGACTGGGCGACCGGTGAGCTGCTGGCCTTCGGGTCGCTGCTGCTCGACGACCACCCCGTGCGGCTGGTCGGCCAGGACAGCCGCCGCGGAACGTTCGGCCAGCGGCACGCGACGCTCATGGACCGCGAGACCGGCGAGAACCACACTCCGCTCAAGCAGTTCGACTCGGGCACGACCCGGTTCCACGTGCACGACTCCCTGCTGAGCGAGTACGCGGCGCTGGGCTTCGAGTACGGCTACTCGCTGACCCGCCCCGAGGCGCTGGTCATGTGGGAGGCGCAGTTCGGTGACTTCGTCAACGGCGCGCAGACCATCATCGACGAGTACATCAGCGCGGGCGAGCAGAAGTGGGGCCAGCGCTCCAGCGTGACCCTGCTGCTTCCGCACGGCTACGAGGGCCAGGGGCCGGACCACTCGTCGGCCCGCATCGAGCGGTTCCTGCAGCAGTGCGCGCAGGAGAACATGACCGTCGCGATGCCGACCACCCCGGCGAGCTACTTCCACCTGCTGCGCTGGCAGGCGAAGTCGCCGCTGGAGCGTCCGCTGATCATCTTCACGCCGAAGAAGCTCCTGCGCCTGAAGGCGGCCACCTCGGCGGCCGAGGACTTCACGACGGGCCACTTCCAGCCGCTGATCACGGACGACTCGATCGCGCCGGACAAGGTCCGCCGCGTGGTGCTGTGCTCGGGCAAGGTCTACTACGACCTGGACGAGGCGCGCCGCAACAGCGGTGACAAGCACACCGCCATCATCCGGACGGAGCGGCTCTACCCGCTGCCGATCGAGGAGATCCGCGAGCAGCTCAAGGCCTTCCCGAACGCGGGCGAGGTCCTGTGGGTGCAGGAGGAGCCGGCGAACATGGGCCCGTGGCCGTTCGTCGCGCTGGTCTTCTCCGAGCAGCTCGACCGTCCGTTCACCCGGATCTCGCGTCCGGCCGGTTCCGCACCCGCGGCCGGTTCGGCCAAACGCCACGAGGCCGAGCAGCGCGCGCTGGTGGACACGGTCTTCCCGCCGGCGGACTAG
- a CDS encoding MFS transporter — protein MAPLRHGAFRALAAGRILMFLGNGLASVALAFAVLDVTGSLAAVGLVVGARSVANVALLLLGGVIADRVSRSLVLRGGCAAAAASQVLLALALLTGFATLPLLFAAMFLAGVAVEQFSVAWEVSVQENIPAGKLSRVYSYDALGSFVAMPVGRVAVTLLAASVGPGRSIVLLACLTLTAILAALCAPSVRALRRR, from the coding sequence CTGGCTCCGCTGCGGCACGGCGCGTTCCGCGCGCTGGCGGCGGGCCGGATCCTGATGTTCCTGGGCAATGGGCTGGCGTCCGTGGCCCTGGCCTTCGCTGTGCTCGACGTGACCGGTTCGCTGGCCGCCGTGGGCCTGGTCGTGGGGGCGCGGTCGGTCGCCAACGTCGCCCTGCTGCTCCTGGGCGGGGTGATCGCCGACCGCGTCTCACGCTCGCTCGTACTGCGGGGCGGGTGCGCGGCCGCGGCCGCCTCCCAGGTTCTCCTGGCGCTGGCCCTGCTGACCGGGTTCGCGACCCTGCCGCTGCTGTTCGCGGCGATGTTCCTCGCGGGCGTGGCCGTCGAGCAGTTCAGCGTGGCGTGGGAGGTGTCGGTCCAGGAGAACATCCCGGCCGGGAAGCTCTCCCGCGTGTACTCCTACGACGCCCTGGGGTCGTTCGTCGCGATGCCCGTGGGCCGGGTCGCGGTCACCCTGCTGGCGGCGTCGGTGGGCCCGGGGCGCTCGATCGTGCTGTTGGCGTGCCTGACGCTGACGGCAATCCTGGCCGCACTGTGCGCGCCGAGCGTGCGCGCCCTGCGGCGCCGGTGA
- a CDS encoding suppressor of fused domain protein: MTEIDVLLDEISPYQSRRVVVECDSHTTAAYLLDARGRIRVPVWLANHESAPRTSESSGLYQGQAPLMPEAYTKHPQGRPRFDPSCLRAVWFEEGDGVALVDEEGLLAVIPGWAEADSGLPGYAREAIGRSAYAWELDSVRGQLWPRVVHAEAYWDWRRASGAWRSVQRTVLSHLNRHVGEAGHYWDVSDGHPPLLRVSERPPTAERPFTVLSTVGMCGQRMPTLDRYMANTAQHARVELALATTLPAHHAARIFRWIGAFPWRAVTWFGTGHTVKWLDNPEDRAMRGGAGAVLLLEDPAALVTRPEHRPPDTSGLSFQGDPVRWLWIVPITRPEHLFAKEHDSATLVDKLAAEGRSWVLG, translated from the coding sequence GTGACCGAGATCGACGTCCTGCTCGACGAGATCAGTCCCTATCAGAGCCGTCGCGTGGTCGTCGAATGCGACTCCCACACCACGGCCGCCTACCTCCTCGACGCGCGCGGGCGCATCCGCGTCCCCGTCTGGCTGGCCAACCACGAGAGCGCTCCCCGCACCAGCGAGTCGAGCGGCCTCTACCAGGGCCAGGCCCCGCTCATGCCGGAGGCCTACACCAAGCACCCGCAGGGCCGCCCGCGGTTCGACCCCTCGTGCCTGCGCGCGGTGTGGTTCGAGGAGGGCGACGGCGTCGCCCTGGTCGACGAGGAGGGCCTCCTGGCGGTCATCCCCGGATGGGCCGAGGCCGACAGCGGGCTCCCGGGGTACGCGCGCGAGGCGATCGGCCGCAGCGCCTACGCCTGGGAGCTGGACTCGGTGCGCGGACAGCTGTGGCCCCGCGTCGTGCACGCCGAGGCCTACTGGGACTGGCGCCGCGCCTCCGGGGCCTGGCGCAGTGTGCAGCGCACGGTCCTGAGCCACCTGAACCGGCACGTGGGCGAGGCCGGACACTACTGGGACGTGTCCGACGGCCATCCCCCGCTGCTGCGGGTCTCGGAGCGCCCGCCCACGGCGGAGCGGCCGTTCACGGTGCTGTCCACCGTGGGGATGTGCGGGCAGCGGATGCCCACTCTGGACCGGTACATGGCCAACACCGCCCAGCACGCGCGGGTGGAGCTCGCCCTGGCCACGACACTGCCCGCCCACCACGCCGCGCGGATCTTCCGGTGGATCGGCGCGTTCCCCTGGCGGGCGGTCACCTGGTTCGGGACCGGGCACACCGTCAAGTGGCTGGACAACCCCGAGGACCGGGCGATGCGCGGCGGCGCGGGCGCCGTCCTGCTGTTGGAGGACCCCGCCGCGCTGGTCACCCGCCCCGAGCACCGGCCGCCGGACACGTCCGGCCTGTCCTTCCAGGGCGACCCGGTGCGCTGGCTGTGGATCGTGCCGATCACCCGCCCCGAGCACCTGTTCGCCAAGGAGCACGACAGCGCCACGCTCGTCGACAAGCTCGCGGCGGAGGGCCGCAGCTGGGTTCTCGGCTGA